A stretch of the Candidatus Saccharimonadales bacterium genome encodes the following:
- the rplV gene encoding 50S ribosomal protein L22, protein MSVLAIANKGVIAIAKGVRMSPRKVGVVADLVRGRTVEDALVILANTPRRSALPVIKAIESARANADHNHGMKLKTLRIVEITVNHGPRIKRYRPAAQGRALPFQRRTSHIRVVVDGDIREAKKPVKAAATSTAKVVKEEK, encoded by the coding sequence ATGAGTGTACTCGCAATCGCAAATAAAGGAGTTATCGCTATCGCTAAGGGTGTTCGTATGAGTCCCCGCAAAGTCGGCGTTGTTGCTGACTTGGTTCGTGGCCGTACAGTCGAGGATGCATTGGTAATTCTTGCCAACACACCTCGTCGTTCAGCACTGCCGGTTATCAAAGCTATCGAAAGCGCCCGCGCTAACGCTGACCATAATCACGGCATGAAGCTAAAGACGCTTCGTATCGTTGAAATTACCGTTAACCACGGTCCGCGCATCAAGCGTTACCGCCCAGCTGCGCAAGGACGTGCATTGCCATTCCAGCGCCGCACTAGTCACATCCGTGTTGTCGTTGATGGTGACATCCGTGAGGCTAAGAAGCCTGTCAAAGCGGCAGCCACCAGTACGGCCAAAGTAGTTAAGGAGGAGAAATAA
- the rplO gene encoding 50S ribosomal protein L15 encodes MKFNELNTQHKKSPKRVGRGIAAGQGKTAGRGTKGYGSRTGSKAKPGFAGGQNPLMQALPKLPGFRSHRVPMEYVYTGQINELSAKSVDAHVLAEAGLVSSAHVRIKLLAKGDVTRAISVHLQGASANASEAVTKAGGSVTIVAQVGRPARTDDKVGRKTSKPVKPSAKTDK; translated from the coding sequence ATGAAATTTAACGAATTAAATACTCAGCACAAGAAATCTCCAAAGCGTGTCGGCCGCGGCATTGCAGCCGGACAAGGCAAGACCGCTGGACGCGGAACAAAGGGATACGGCTCGCGTACCGGATCAAAGGCTAAGCCTGGCTTCGCCGGTGGCCAAAACCCACTTATGCAAGCCCTACCTAAGCTGCCTGGCTTCCGCAGTCACCGCGTACCCATGGAATATGTGTATACGGGACAGATCAACGAACTATCTGCAAAATCTGTTGACGCGCACGTTCTTGCTGAAGCCGGACTTGTCAGCAGTGCGCATGTACGCATCAAGCTACTTGCCAAAGGTGACGTTACCCGCGCCATATCGGTTCATCTGCAAGGCGCAAGCGCCAACGCAAGTGAAGCGGTGACAAAAGCAGGCGGCTCCGTTACTATCGTTGCTCAGGTCGGTCGCCCCGCCCGAACGGACGATAAAGTAGGCCGGAAAACATCAAAACCGGTGAAACCTTCAGCTAAAACTGATAAGTAG
- the rpsH gene encoding 30S ribosomal protein S8 has product MITSTDPIADMLTRIRNAIGVNKHEVSMPHSKSKQAVAELLKKSGFLMAVRTSDATIGKTLTITINGESENARITEITRLSKPGRRYYVGAKEIPVVKRGRGVVIVSTSKGMMTGKEAQAQGVGGELICKVY; this is encoded by the coding sequence ATGATAACAAGCACAGACCCTATCGCTGATATGCTCACCCGGATCCGCAATGCAATTGGTGTTAACAAACACGAAGTGTCCATGCCGCATAGTAAATCAAAGCAAGCAGTTGCTGAACTGCTGAAAAAAAGCGGTTTCTTGATGGCAGTACGCACCAGCGATGCTACAATTGGCAAGACGCTCACCATTACGATCAACGGCGAATCTGAAAATGCCCGAATCACTGAAATCACGCGCCTCAGTAAGCCTGGCCGCCGATATTATGTCGGTGCCAAGGAAATTCCTGTTGTCAAGCGTGGTCGTGGAGTCGTTATTGTATCGACATCCAAGGGCATGATGACTGGCAAGGAAGCCCAGGCTCAAGGCGTTGGTGGCGAATTAATTTGTAAAGTTTACTAA
- the rplC gene encoding 50S ribosomal protein L3, translating into MKAMITRKVGMTSTIADDGVVTAVTLLSASPCVITQVKTIDTDGYTAVQLGAETGKNITKALTGHYKAASDATKTEVMPKIVREFVVDEITEDLKVGAMVSADSFVVGDEVHVTGLTKGKGWAGTIRRHNFHRQRKTHGGKGNTRKPGSIGSMYPQRIFKGKKMAGHLGHDQVTIQNLKVAFVDMENNLIGVTGAVPGPRKGIIILKGAK; encoded by the coding sequence ATGAAAGCTATGATTACTAGGAAGGTTGGTATGACCAGCACTATCGCTGACGATGGTGTTGTAACTGCCGTAACCTTGCTTTCCGCTAGTCCTTGCGTAATAACGCAAGTGAAGACCATCGACACAGATGGTTACACCGCCGTTCAGCTTGGTGCTGAAACTGGTAAAAACATTACTAAAGCGCTGACGGGCCACTACAAAGCCGCGTCTGACGCAACTAAAACAGAAGTTATGCCAAAGATTGTGCGTGAATTCGTCGTGGACGAAATTACTGAAGACCTCAAGGTCGGCGCGATGGTATCCGCCGACTCTTTTGTTGTTGGTGATGAAGTACACGTTACTGGCCTCACCAAAGGCAAAGGTTGGGCTGGCACAATTCGCCGTCACAACTTCCACCGTCAGCGCAAAACACACGGTGGAAAGGGTAACACCCGCAAGCCAGGTTCTATCGGATCTATGTATCCGCAGCGCATTTTCAAGGGAAAGAAAATGGCTGGCCACCTAGGCCATGATCAGGTAACTATTCAGAATCTGAAAGTAGCTTTCGTTGATATGGAAAACAACCTCATTGGCGTTACCGGTGCCGTACCTGGCCCTCGTAAAGGCATTATCATTTTGAAAGGAGCGAAGTAA
- the rplN gene encoding 50S ribosomal protein L14: MIQQETRLGVCDNSGAKEILCIRVLGGSRKRYARVGDTIVATVKQAAPNGTVKKKSVVKAVIVRTKYQINRKDGSTIKFDDNAAVIIGEDKLPKATRIFGPVPRELRDMGYAKIISLAPEVL, translated from the coding sequence ATGATTCAACAAGAAACAAGACTCGGCGTCTGCGATAACTCGGGCGCCAAGGAAATTCTTTGTATCCGCGTTCTCGGTGGCAGCCGCAAGCGCTACGCCCGCGTCGGTGATACTATTGTTGCAACCGTCAAACAAGCAGCTCCGAATGGCACTGTCAAAAAGAAAAGCGTCGTCAAGGCAGTCATCGTCCGGACGAAATATCAGATCAACCGCAAAGACGGCTCAACTATCAAATTTGACGATAATGCAGCCGTCATCATTGGTGAAGATAAACTACCAAAGGCAACCCGTATTTTTGGACCAGTACCACGCGAACTTCGTGACATGGGCTACGCCAAAATCATCAGCCTTGCACCGGAGGTACTATAA
- the rplE gene encoding 50S ribosomal protein L5 has translation MATTATKKPAATATPKGSSAKVTTRPRLREEYVTEIAPALLKELSLANAHQVPRLEKIIVNIGLGRAKDDKKLMEFAANTLRKITGQEPVETVARMSIATFKLREGNKVGLKVTLRGDRMYEFLDRLLTVVLPRLRDFHGVSAKAFDKQGNYSLGMTDQSVFPELTFEETTTTHGLQAVMVIKCEEQAHARALLDKFGMPFEKEEKK, from the coding sequence ATGGCAACAACCGCGACCAAGAAGCCAGCTGCAACAGCGACGCCAAAAGGCAGTTCAGCCAAAGTTACGACTCGACCTCGCCTGCGCGAAGAATACGTCACTGAAATCGCACCAGCTCTTCTCAAAGAGCTTAGTCTTGCAAATGCACATCAAGTGCCACGTCTCGAAAAGATTATTGTCAACATCGGCCTTGGACGTGCCAAAGACGATAAAAAACTGATGGAATTTGCCGCTAACACGCTTCGTAAAATCACCGGCCAGGAGCCTGTCGAAACAGTAGCTCGTATGTCAATTGCGACATTCAAGCTCCGTGAAGGCAATAAAGTCGGCCTTAAAGTCACTCTCCGTGGTGATCGAATGTACGAATTCCTGGATCGTTTACTGACTGTCGTACTCCCTCGCCTGCGTGACTTTCACGGCGTCAGCGCCAAAGCTTTTGACAAGCAAGGCAATTACAGCCTGGGCATGACCGACCAATCAGTCTTCCCTGAACTCACGTTCGAAGAAACGACAACCACACACGGTTTACAGGCAGTTATGGTAATCAAGTGCGAAGAACAAGCTCACGCACGTGCACTGCTGGATAAATTCGGCATGCCGTTTGAGAAAGAGGAGAAGAAATAA
- the rpmC gene encoding 50S ribosomal protein L29, with protein sequence MKIIDIRKLSTQDLTVETSKLRDEIASLKRGLHMGEIQNVRVIRGKRKDLARMLTVLGEQLVKESK encoded by the coding sequence ATGAAAATTATCGACATACGCAAATTATCCACACAAGACCTGACGGTTGAAACCAGCAAACTCCGCGACGAGATTGCGAGTCTCAAACGCGGTTTACACATGGGTGAAATCCAGAATGTCCGCGTTATCCGCGGCAAGCGCAAAGATTTAGCACGGATGTTAACCGTTCTCGGTGAGCAGCTCGTTAAGGAGAGCAAGTAA
- the rplR gene encoding 50S ribosomal protein L18: MTNLTRKLQTRMIRKRRIRSTVSGTTARPRLSVHVSLLHVTAQVIDDTTHKTVAYVSTVGQKQATGSLTEKAMWVGTEIAKKAKSAKVSAVVFDRGGRSYHGRVKALADAARNAGLEF; the protein is encoded by the coding sequence ATGACAAATCTTACACGTAAATTACAAACTCGCATGATTCGTAAGCGCCGTATCCGCAGCACCGTCAGCGGGACCACTGCACGCCCGCGTCTCAGTGTGCACGTTAGCTTGCTCCACGTAACCGCTCAGGTTATTGACGATACAACCCATAAAACGGTTGCCTATGTATCTACTGTTGGCCAGAAACAAGCCACCGGTAGCCTAACTGAAAAAGCGATGTGGGTTGGTACAGAAATTGCAAAGAAGGCTAAAAGCGCCAAAGTAAGCGCTGTCGTCTTCGACCGCGGAGGCAGGTCATATCATGGCCGCGTCAAAGCTCTAGCTGACGCAGCCCGTAACGCAGGATTGGAGTTCTAA
- the rplW gene encoding 50S ribosomal protein L23 produces MSMSLVLKPRVSEKAYGLSQVRNTYVFDVERAANKHTIARAVEAQYGVTVTEVNVVNAKGKTKRTVRKGGRPTAGRTSDVKKAYVTLKAGDSMPIFAAIEEASAKEAKANEQFAKAAAKAEAKSAKDEAKSAAKQAKKESK; encoded by the coding sequence ATGAGTATGTCCCTCGTATTAAAACCTCGCGTCAGCGAAAAAGCCTACGGCCTGAGCCAAGTTCGTAACACTTATGTGTTCGACGTTGAGCGAGCCGCCAACAAGCACACAATTGCTCGTGCAGTTGAGGCTCAATACGGCGTTACTGTCACAGAAGTCAACGTTGTAAATGCCAAAGGTAAAACGAAGCGTACTGTTCGCAAGGGCGGCCGACCGACAGCAGGACGTACGTCTGACGTCAAGAAAGCTTACGTAACATTAAAAGCCGGCGATTCTATGCCAATCTTCGCGGCTATCGAGGAAGCTTCTGCGAAAGAAGCCAAAGCAAATGAGCAGTTCGCGAAAGCAGCTGCCAAAGCTGAAGCAAAGTCCGCAAAAGACGAAGCCAAATCTGCAGCTAAACAGGCTAAGAAGGAGAGCAAGTAA
- the rplD gene encoding 50S ribosomal protein L4 yields the protein MATPTYKADGTKATTAAKLDAHVFEVVPENHDLLKTAYTAYLSNGRTRNAVTKTRGLVRGGGKKPWKQKGTGRARFGSSRNPIWRGGGIAFGPTGEENYIKNMNVKAKRLAIRQALSLAHEAGNVIVIDDFTAQRGKTSAAVALLAKVGASRRILVVVDILTDDMVRATNNIGDVKLISAKYINTFDALNADTIVITKPALSIVSEWLGDTTKKEATS from the coding sequence ATGGCTACTCCTACTTATAAAGCTGACGGCACGAAAGCAACAACGGCAGCCAAGCTCGATGCGCATGTATTCGAGGTCGTCCCAGAAAATCACGATTTGTTAAAAACTGCGTACACTGCATACCTGTCCAATGGTCGTACGCGCAATGCAGTTACCAAGACCCGTGGACTCGTACGCGGTGGTGGTAAGAAGCCTTGGAAGCAAAAGGGTACTGGACGCGCCCGCTTCGGTTCATCACGCAACCCAATTTGGCGTGGCGGTGGTATCGCTTTCGGTCCAACCGGTGAAGAAAACTACATCAAAAACATGAACGTCAAGGCGAAGCGGTTAGCTATCCGTCAGGCACTCAGCTTGGCTCACGAAGCAGGCAACGTTATCGTTATCGATGACTTCACAGCACAACGTGGTAAAACATCAGCTGCAGTTGCATTGCTTGCCAAGGTCGGCGCATCCCGCCGTATTCTCGTTGTCGTTGATATACTAACCGATGACATGGTACGTGCAACAAACAACATTGGTGATGTAAAGTTGATTTCAGCAAAATACATCAATACCTTTGATGCCTTGAATGCGGACACCATCGTTATTACTAAGCCCGCGCTGAGCATTGTCTCTGAGTGGCTCGGTGATACAACTAAAAAGGAGGCAACATCATGA
- a CDS encoding YtxH domain-containing protein, with protein sequence MSDDRYTTGKSSNSMGLVLIAAAAGAVAGLLFAPKRGIEMREDLKVRYNGAKNKSQDAAENAREKVNQGVESVRSKAHNTADKTKDAADQTAEKVKNSTDKAADEAKTAPERAKRDRPVL encoded by the coding sequence ATGTCAGACGATCGATACACAACAGGCAAAAGCTCAAACAGCATGGGATTGGTGCTTATTGCCGCTGCAGCCGGCGCCGTTGCAGGACTTCTGTTCGCTCCAAAACGTGGCATAGAAATGCGCGAAGATCTAAAAGTACGTTATAACGGTGCGAAGAATAAATCACAAGATGCGGCTGAAAATGCACGTGAAAAAGTAAATCAGGGTGTTGAATCGGTGCGTTCCAAAGCACATAATACTGCCGACAAAACGAAAGATGCAGCTGATCAAACAGCCGAAAAAGTAAAAAACAGCACCGATAAGGCTGCTGACGAAGCAAAGACTGCGCCAGAACGGGCTAAGCGCGATCGACCAGTCCTTTAG
- the rplB gene encoding 50S ribosomal protein L2, translating to MAIIAYKPTTPGRRGMTSISSRDITTKKPLRSLIVIKNRTNGRNNQGRITTRHRGGGAKRFYRLVNFKFEAGKVATVEHIEYDPNRSARIARIKDQTGEYHYILAANGMTVGQTITSGEEAPIETGNRLAIKNIPVGSTIHAIEIQPGRGAQMVRSAGNSAQLMAKEGEYAQVRLPSGEVRKILVECMASIGSLGNEQHQNVKIGKAGRNRLKGKRPSVRGVVMNAVDHPHGGGDGGRHRMAKAPRTPWGQKTLGFKTRRRKSTNNMIVRSRSLAKRR from the coding sequence ATGGCTATAATTGCATACAAACCAACTACTCCCGGCCGACGTGGCATGACGAGCATCAGTTCGCGTGACATTACCACCAAGAAGCCACTGCGCAGCCTGATTGTTATCAAGAACCGTACCAACGGCCGAAATAACCAGGGCCGCATCACTACCCGACATCGTGGCGGTGGAGCCAAGCGCTTCTACCGTCTTGTTAACTTCAAATTTGAAGCTGGCAAAGTCGCAACTGTTGAACACATCGAGTACGACCCGAACCGTTCAGCCCGTATTGCCCGTATCAAAGATCAAACTGGTGAATACCACTACATACTTGCTGCAAACGGCATGACCGTCGGTCAAACTATCACCAGCGGCGAAGAAGCTCCAATCGAAACTGGCAATCGCTTGGCAATTAAGAACATCCCAGTCGGTAGCACCATTCACGCTATCGAGATTCAGCCAGGCCGAGGTGCACAAATGGTGCGAAGTGCTGGCAACAGTGCCCAGCTGATGGCCAAAGAAGGTGAGTACGCACAGGTTCGCCTGCCATCTGGTGAAGTCCGCAAAATACTTGTCGAATGTATGGCAAGTATCGGTAGTCTCGGCAATGAGCAGCACCAAAACGTTAAGATCGGTAAAGCCGGTCGTAACCGGCTCAAGGGTAAGCGCCCGAGTGTCCGTGGTGTCGTCATGAATGCCGTCGATCACCCACACGGTGGTGGTGATGGTGGTCGTCACCGTATGGCCAAAGCTCCGCGAACTCCATGGGGTCAGAAAACACTTGGATTCAAAACCCGCCGTCGTAAGTCAACTAACAACATGATCGTCAGAAGCCGATCACTCGCGAAGAGGAGATAA
- the rpsE gene encoding 30S ribosomal protein S5, with the protein MADATTTQAPAANAAPQATQGGYNRGGQGGGRGGNDRRPRRPEMAPEEKQFDERTLHVDRVARVVKGGRRFRFRALVVVGDRKHKVGIGIAKGADVTAAVTKATDVAKKHMITVALYKGTLPHETEAKVAGAKIMLKPASAGTGLIAGGVVRTILEVAGVGNALSKSLGSTNKANTAYATIAALEQIVPASKWVTTSLEKKTASRAKMVSDAADKKEAK; encoded by the coding sequence ATGGCTGACGCTACAACTACACAAGCACCAGCAGCAAATGCAGCACCGCAAGCAACGCAGGGCGGCTACAACCGTGGTGGTCAGGGCGGTGGCCGTGGTGGCAATGACCGACGTCCACGACGTCCAGAGATGGCTCCCGAAGAAAAGCAATTTGATGAACGAACGTTGCACGTTGACCGTGTCGCACGTGTCGTCAAAGGTGGTCGTCGCTTCCGATTCCGCGCACTTGTCGTCGTCGGAGACCGTAAGCACAAAGTCGGTATCGGCATCGCCAAAGGTGCTGACGTAACGGCAGCTGTCACCAAAGCAACCGACGTTGCGAAGAAGCACATGATTACCGTTGCTCTCTACAAAGGCACGCTGCCTCATGAAACCGAAGCCAAAGTAGCCGGAGCTAAGATCATGCTCAAACCAGCCAGCGCTGGTACCGGACTCATTGCCGGCGGTGTCGTACGTACAATCCTTGAAGTTGCTGGTGTCGGCAACGCGCTGAGCAAATCACTTGGTTCAACTAACAAAGCCAACACAGCGTATGCAACCATCGCAGCGCTTGAACAAATTGTTCCAGCCAGCAAATGGGTAACGACAAGCTTGGAGAAAAAAACTGCATCCCGAGCCAAAATGGTCAGTGATGCAGCCGACAAGAAGGAAGCAAAATGA
- the rplP gene encoding 50S ribosomal protein L16, whose protein sequence is MLLPNRMKFRKVRKGKIRGVATAGQNIAYGEFALQAQGHERITSRQIEASRQAMTRYVKRGGKIWIRIFPHTPVTRKPQDVKMGSGKGSPEFYVAKVKPGTILFEMQGVPVETAREAMRLAAHKLPVKTKFLVKEEA, encoded by the coding sequence ATGTTGTTACCAAACCGAATGAAGTTCCGCAAAGTACGCAAGGGTAAGATCCGAGGCGTTGCTACTGCCGGACAGAACATAGCATACGGCGAATTTGCACTTCAGGCACAAGGCCACGAGCGCATCACCTCGCGCCAGATCGAAGCTTCACGTCAAGCTATGACTCGCTACGTTAAGCGTGGTGGTAAAATCTGGATTCGCATCTTCCCACACACTCCAGTTACGCGCAAGCCACAGGACGTAAAAATGGGTAGTGGTAAAGGTAGTCCTGAATTCTACGTCGCCAAAGTAAAGCCTGGCACCATCCTGTTCGAAATGCAGGGTGTACCCGTAGAAACCGCCCGTGAAGCTATGCGTCTTGCAGCTCACAAGCTTCCAGTTAAGACCAAGTTCCTCGTGAAAGAGGAGGCATAA
- the rpsS gene encoding 30S ribosomal protein S19, which yields MSRSLKKGPFLDPKLMKKVLALGSDDRTIIKTWARSSTITPDFLGRTIAVHNGKVHVPVFITENMVGHKLGEFSPTRKFRNHGGKLAKR from the coding sequence ATGAGTCGATCACTGAAAAAAGGTCCATTTCTTGACCCAAAGCTTATGAAGAAGGTTTTGGCGCTCGGAAGCGACGACCGCACAATCATTAAGACTTGGGCCCGTTCCAGCACGATTACGCCTGATTTCTTAGGCCGCACCATTGCCGTGCATAATGGCAAAGTCCATGTGCCTGTGTTCATTACAGAAAACATGGTTGGCCACAAGCTTGGTGAGTTTAGTCCAACACGTAAATTCCGCAATCACGGCGGTAAGCTGGCGAAAAGGTAA
- the rpsN gene encoding 30S ribosomal protein S14: MAKRSIVVRDLKRQKMIKQYAAKRAELKALGDQEGLAKLPRNSSPTRWKNRCNETGRPRSYMRMFGLSRISFREHASRGEIPGVTKSSW; this comes from the coding sequence ATGGCTAAACGATCTATCGTTGTCCGCGACCTAAAGCGTCAGAAAATGATTAAGCAGTACGCCGCAAAGCGAGCTGAACTCAAAGCCCTCGGTGACCAAGAAGGTCTGGCAAAACTACCACGCAATTCAAGCCCAACCCGATGGAAGAACCGTTGCAACGAAACAGGCCGTCCCCGATCCTACATGCGAATGTTCGGTCTCAGTCGTATCAGTTTCCGCGAACACGCTAGCCGGGGCGAAATACCAGGCGTAACTAAATCAAGTTGGTAG
- the rplX gene encoding 50S ribosomal protein L24 — MRLKKGDTVVVRAGKYKGKTGKVVATHPTENKVTVEGINIVKKAMKPTKTRPQGGIVELTKPIWVGKVGLVEPTTKKASRIGYNVAEDGTKTRVFKSTGKEIK, encoded by the coding sequence ATCCGTCTTAAAAAGGGCGACACTGTCGTTGTTCGTGCCGGCAAATATAAAGGCAAGACTGGCAAAGTTGTCGCGACACACCCAACTGAGAATAAAGTTACTGTCGAAGGTATCAACATCGTCAAAAAGGCAATGAAGCCGACAAAGACTCGCCCGCAAGGTGGTATCGTAGAACTAACGAAGCCAATATGGGTAGGTAAAGTCGGTCTCGTTGAGCCGACCACCAAAAAAGCCAGCCGTATCGGTTACAACGTAGCCGAAGATGGTACCAAGACACGCGTATTTAAAAGCACAGGAAAGGAGATCAAGTAA
- the rpsJ gene encoding 30S ribosomal protein S10: MADTTPTKKADAKTDVKQKIRIRLKAYDHKVIDQAAKQIVDTALRTGATLAGPIPLPTRRSTFTVVKSPHVYKKGREQFEMRVHKRLIDVFEPTPKTIDSLMNLSLPAGCDVEIKM; the protein is encoded by the coding sequence ATGGCAGACACAACGCCAACTAAAAAAGCAGATGCTAAAACAGACGTAAAGCAGAAGATCCGCATTCGCCTCAAGGCTTATGACCATAAAGTAATCGATCAAGCAGCCAAGCAGATCGTCGACACTGCGCTACGTACTGGAGCGACTTTAGCCGGTCCGATACCGCTGCCGACTCGTCGAAGTACCTTTACGGTCGTCAAGAGCCCGCATGTTTACAAAAAAGGCCGCGAACAATTTGAGATGCGCGTACACAAACGCCTGATAGATGTTTTTGAGCCTACGCCAAAAACAATCGATAGTCTTATGAATCTTAGCCTCCCCGCAGGCTGTGATGTCGAAATCAAGATGTAG
- the rpsC gene encoding 30S ribosomal protein S3: MGQKVNPISMRLQLNKDWRSKWFATKRDYAGYLKDDLTIRRMIIKNLGSRASINKVDIERSPNLVTVTITTAKPGVVIGRGGQGAQELKAAIEKVYKVPVRVNIDEIKKSELYAKLVAENIAHQLERRMSFRRAIKSSAAATMRAGALGIRIQVAGRLNGAEMSRTEKEVAGSVPLHTIRADIDYAGVTAKTNAGIIGVKVWIYKGEVS, from the coding sequence ATGGGACAAAAAGTTAACCCCATTAGCATGCGCCTCCAGCTCAACAAAGACTGGCGCAGCAAATGGTTTGCAACGAAGCGTGATTATGCTGGATACCTTAAAGACGATCTCACGATTCGCCGCATGATCATCAAAAACCTCGGTTCGAGGGCATCAATTAACAAAGTTGATATTGAGCGATCACCAAACCTTGTTACTGTCACTATTACGACCGCTAAGCCTGGTGTTGTTATCGGTCGCGGTGGCCAGGGTGCCCAAGAGCTCAAAGCTGCAATTGAAAAAGTATACAAAGTTCCTGTCCGCGTCAATATCGACGAAATCAAAAAGTCAGAACTCTACGCCAAGCTGGTTGCAGAAAACATCGCTCACCAGCTTGAACGCCGTATGAGCTTCCGCCGTGCAATCAAGTCATCAGCTGCTGCTACTATGCGCGCCGGTGCCCTTGGTATTCGTATCCAGGTCGCAGGACGTCTAAACGGCGCTGAAATGTCCCGCACAGAAAAAGAAGTAGCCGGATCGGTTCCACTGCACACCATACGTGCTGACATTGACTATGCAGGCGTAACTGCCAAGACAAACGCTGGAATCATCGGTGTTAAAGTTTGGATCTACAAAGGCGAGGTAAGCTAA
- the rplF gene encoding 50S ribosomal protein L6 has product MSRVGKLPIEIPNGVTITVDPDTITVTGPKGTLSQFTLPGITITQENGVLTVARANDEPKNRAKHGLMRALINNMVQGVTTGFSKKLEINGVGYRVAMAGSGLKLNLGFSHDVNFALPQGITAVVEQNTITVNGISKQQVGQIAAEIRALKKPEPYKGKGIKYEGERIIRKSGKSGKDK; this is encoded by the coding sequence ATGAGTCGAGTTGGAAAACTACCGATCGAAATCCCGAACGGCGTGACAATCACTGTCGACCCTGACACGATTACGGTGACTGGACCGAAAGGCACATTATCACAGTTCACACTGCCAGGTATCACAATAACGCAGGAAAATGGCGTGCTGACAGTTGCACGCGCAAATGACGAGCCGAAAAACCGTGCCAAGCATGGTTTGATGCGTGCGCTTATTAACAATATGGTCCAGGGCGTGACAACCGGCTTTAGTAAAAAGCTGGAAATTAACGGCGTGGGTTACCGTGTCGCTATGGCAGGATCCGGCCTCAAGCTGAACCTTGGTTTCTCGCACGACGTCAACTTTGCGTTACCGCAAGGTATCACCGCTGTTGTCGAGCAAAACACGATTACCGTGAATGGCATTAGCAAACAGCAAGTCGGACAAATTGCCGCAGAAATCCGGGCGCTCAAAAAGCCAGAACCATACAAGGGCAAGGGCATTAAATACGAAGGCGAGCGTATTATCCGCAAGTCTGGTAAATCTGGAAAGGACAAGTAG